One region of Lactobacillus johnsonii genomic DNA includes:
- a CDS encoding YfbR-like 5'-deoxynucleotidase, which yields MGLNAYIQGFNSLESIDRAPGYFKYQHHSVADHSFRTAELAQMMGDIEEVIGKQKVNWKALYEKSLNHDYTERFIGDIKTPVKYATPQLRKMIGDVEETMTAKFIKDEIPKEFQKIYTKRLSEGKDDTLEGKILSICDKLDLLYEAYGEIELGNPNPVFMQMFKESLETIKKFDDLTCVQYFIKKILPDLFKGDFAGKDKMQRIAFSILLMGEE from the coding sequence ATGGGATTAAATGCGTATATTCAAGGTTTTAATAGTTTAGAGTCGATTGACCGTGCACCAGGATATTTTAAATATCAACACCATTCTGTAGCTGATCATAGCTTTAGAACAGCAGAACTTGCTCAAATGATGGGAGATATCGAAGAAGTCATTGGTAAGCAAAAAGTAAATTGGAAAGCTCTTTATGAAAAGAGTCTTAACCATGATTATACTGAACGTTTTATTGGTGATATCAAGACACCGGTTAAGTATGCAACTCCGCAATTACGTAAGATGATTGGGGATGTTGAAGAAACCATGACTGCTAAATTTATTAAGGATGAAATTCCAAAAGAATTTCAAAAAATTTATACAAAACGCCTATCTGAAGGAAAAGATGATACTTTAGAGGGTAAGATCTTATCTATTTGTGATAAGTTGGATTTACTTTATGAAGCTTATGGTGAAATTGAATTAGGAAATCCAAATCCTGTGTTCATGCAGATGTTTAAAGAAAGTCTTGAAACTATTAAAAAGTTTGATGATTTAACTTGTGTTCAATACTTTATTAAGAAAATTTTGCCAGATTTATTTAAGGGCGATTTTGCCGGTAAAGATAAAATGCAAAGAATTGCATTTAGTATTTTGTTAATGGGGGAAGAATAG
- a CDS encoding HNH endonuclease signature motif containing protein encodes MKLQCASCGLRLDSLHFKQEGLMNPKLTSICDICLTRNLDAENYENPVVESISQVMLYSFVGKKNNGQIKPDSLNHYLVDNNNRRQYESFIQDYDGNEVALQQISRREFNLAIIKSEDNEIDYIPENNVDFAVNMKKMGIEVDFSLNEVDFVDRERIRHKYNYRCQYCGRRGTSVDHKDPVSLSHDNSFDNLILSCSECNKIKSNMPYQLFVKLNDQLTIVNKKLVKYEDALANLKEEFQAAKRDLAGKVHLKGIVNDPELNAIRKQNKKLQDAIDSLQSDYGALRNERKTYFDIGWKLEKERENSEII; translated from the coding sequence TTGAAATTACAGTGTGCATCCTGTGGTTTACGACTTGATAGTCTTCATTTTAAGCAAGAAGGGTTAATGAACCCTAAGTTGACAAGTATTTGTGATATTTGTTTAACAAGAAATTTGGATGCAGAGAACTATGAAAATCCGGTAGTTGAAAGTATTTCCCAGGTAATGCTCTATAGCTTTGTAGGAAAGAAGAATAATGGTCAGATTAAGCCAGATTCTTTAAATCACTATCTTGTAGACAATAATAATAGACGACAGTATGAGTCATTCATTCAAGATTATGATGGTAATGAAGTTGCTCTACAACAAATTTCACGTCGTGAGTTTAATTTAGCAATTATTAAGAGTGAAGATAATGAAATAGACTATATTCCTGAGAATAATGTGGATTTTGCAGTAAATATGAAAAAGATGGGGATTGAAGTTGATTTTTCTTTAAATGAAGTTGACTTTGTAGATCGGGAACGAATTCGGCATAAGTATAATTACCGCTGTCAGTATTGCGGCCGGCGTGGAACGAGTGTAGATCACAAAGATCCCGTTTCTTTATCACATGATAATTCTTTTGATAATTTGATTTTATCGTGTAGTGAATGCAATAAGATTAAATCGAACATGCCATATCAATTATTTGTTAAATTGAACGATCAATTAACTATCGTAAATAAAAAGCTAGTTAAGTATGAAGATGCTTTAGCTAATTTGAAGGAAGAGTTTCAAGCTGCTAAAAGAGACTTGGCTGGCAAGGTTCATTTAAAAGGAATTGTGAATGATCCAGAATTAAATGCAATTCGGAAGCAAAATAAAAAATTACAGGACGCGATTGATAGTTTGCAAAGTGACTATGGTGCCTTGCGTAATGAACGCAAAACATACTTTGATATTGGTTGGAAATTAGAAAAAGAGCGAGAAAATAGCGAAATTATTTAA